The Pseudosulfitobacter pseudonitzschiae genome includes a region encoding these proteins:
- a CDS encoding TRAP transporter substrate-binding protein produces MTYSTPSCLAAMTLATAIALPASAETTFNLANEYQDTTFAAVADHFFIDRVAELTEGSVKIDYYPGSSLGFKSVDHFDSVADGAIDIADTFIGQLSGINPVFSLPSMPFLATSKDKALALEATLRPHYDSVFGDANQMYLFSTPWPPSGIWTGEALESAEALAGMKVRVADVTSMQTFKEAGANPLQISWADVVPQLSANAIDAVISSAEGGTNIKLGEFLPYYTAVDYVIPVNVVHMNRDAYDGLTKAEQDAIRQAAADTSEFIWGELEERLNNTYDDLAALKVNVQREPNTELMETLEAASAGALEEWKEKMGPEGQEILDTYAAAAQ; encoded by the coding sequence ATGACCTATTCGACACCTTCATGCCTTGCCGCAATGACCCTTGCCACTGCCATCGCCTTGCCTGCTTCGGCGGAAACCACGTTCAATCTGGCGAATGAGTATCAGGACACCACCTTTGCCGCCGTGGCCGACCATTTCTTTATCGATCGCGTTGCCGAGCTGACCGAAGGATCGGTCAAGATCGACTATTATCCGGGCAGCTCGCTGGGGTTCAAATCCGTGGACCACTTTGATTCCGTCGCTGACGGCGCAATTGACATTGCGGACACATTTATTGGCCAGCTTTCGGGGATCAACCCGGTGTTCAGTCTGCCGTCGATGCCGTTCCTTGCCACCTCCAAGGACAAGGCGCTGGCGCTCGAGGCGACTTTGCGGCCTCACTATGACAGCGTATTTGGTGATGCGAACCAGATGTATCTGTTCAGCACACCTTGGCCGCCGTCGGGGATCTGGACGGGCGAAGCATTGGAGTCCGCCGAGGCGCTGGCAGGCATGAAGGTCCGCGTCGCCGACGTGACCTCGATGCAGACTTTCAAGGAAGCGGGTGCCAACCCGTTGCAAATCAGCTGGGCCGATGTGGTTCCACAGCTGTCAGCCAACGCCATCGACGCCGTCATCTCGTCGGCCGAGGGCGGCACCAACATCAAGCTGGGTGAATTCCTGCCCTATTACACCGCCGTCGACTATGTAATCCCGGTCAACGTTGTCCACATGAACCGCGATGCCTACGACGGGCTGACCAAGGCAGAACAGGACGCGATCAGGCAAGCGGCGGCGGACACGTCCGAGTTCATCTGGGGCGAACTGGAAGAGCGTCTGAACAACACCTACGATGATCTGGCCGCTCTCAAGGTCAACGTGCAACGTGAGCCCAATACCGAGCTGATGGAGACACTGGAAGCGGCCAGCGCCGGCGCGTTGGAAGAGTGGAAAGAAAAGATGGGCCCCGAGGGTCAGGAGATTCTGGACACTTACGCAGCCGCAGCCCAGTAA
- a CDS encoding LysR family transcriptional regulator, whose protein sequence is MKFRQLEAFNHVMNSGSMVAAAQAMHISQPAVSRLISYLEAELKFSLFNRKQGTLVPTPNGLAFFEAVEESFMGIQRLENTAKHIRGEGGQVLRVAVTHSLAATLLPPVLKAFKARFPEVKVVVHSHRLSQIILRLQNASVDIAIGSQIPKVPGSKRELIGHVRQVCVAPASHPLASKSVTSAQDLAGETVLRIMSDGPASWSEVFKILGDRKVPFKESYEVDTSLTAYSLIAQGLAIGVIEPFSARLWPAGSVVSRPFEPEIRTSYYIVTHNRRGLELERQTFVRILRNCVKDLPEFEAK, encoded by the coding sequence ATGAAATTCAGACAGCTCGAAGCTTTCAATCATGTGATGAACAGCGGCTCGATGGTTGCAGCAGCACAGGCCATGCATATCAGCCAGCCAGCCGTCAGCCGCTTGATTTCCTACCTTGAAGCCGAACTGAAGTTCAGTTTGTTCAACCGCAAGCAAGGAACCCTTGTGCCCACCCCTAACGGATTGGCTTTTTTCGAAGCTGTTGAAGAAAGTTTCATGGGCATTCAACGACTGGAGAATACCGCGAAACACATCCGCGGCGAGGGAGGTCAGGTACTGCGGGTAGCGGTAACACATTCGCTTGCGGCAACTCTCCTGCCGCCCGTGCTAAAGGCGTTCAAGGCCCGCTTTCCCGAAGTTAAAGTCGTCGTGCATTCACACCGACTGTCACAGATTATCTTGCGGCTGCAAAACGCTTCGGTCGACATCGCAATTGGATCGCAGATCCCGAAAGTGCCCGGCAGCAAACGCGAACTTATCGGTCATGTGCGGCAGGTTTGTGTCGCGCCGGCGTCGCATCCGCTGGCCTCCAAATCCGTGACGTCCGCGCAAGACCTCGCCGGAGAGACTGTCTTGCGCATCATGTCCGATGGCCCTGCCAGCTGGAGCGAGGTTTTTAAGATCCTTGGAGACAGGAAGGTGCCATTCAAAGAGTCCTATGAAGTCGACACGTCGCTCACAGCCTATTCCCTAATTGCCCAAGGGCTTGCTATTGGGGTCATCGAACCCTTCAGCGCAAGGTTATGGCCTGCGGGGTCCGTTGTTTCGCGTCCTTTTGAACCCGAAATTCGCACCTCCTACTATATTGTGACCCACAACCGGCGTGGCCTTGAATTGGAACGTCAGACTTTCGTCCGGATCCTGCGCAACTGCGTAAAGGATCTTCCCGAATTTGAAGCAAAGTAA
- a CDS encoding DUF2817 domain-containing protein: MPDAVNSFSATYAIARQRFLDAAKRKGLEHTAVMHPVQDPLLPRAVVDIVRIGSRDARKVLFVTSGVHGTELTAGSGVQLQLIDIFADALPQDCAMVLVHAVNAVGCARLSRTDENNVDPNRNMVASFDDLPWNDSYDDLHADLCPVHWALDAEVRDRGVRDYIAKNGDAALVQNVLKGQHSHPEGLFFGGTSESWTVANLTDIVKDHGQGAQQLGIVDLHTGVGPYGFGEVMRMDRAPLAGSEWEKIGNLVCDVLDRVEAERPPLKIIMEYGTYPFDRVLTNLRADNWLRHHGSVHTPQGRKIKIDLQNALFADDPKWLEDVSRQGIDVCQMALDEMNEVDDALQAFEKTIAGATTPDAIFQHLEAVAQQHVGVKLFTVMDYVASRNMGRRCYTNNPESYPASGWIALCDNNWFDCVIRNHQTYVANDIDQIAQDFADADLIASLGCGAIVNLPLLQNGQVIATVNLLNRAGHFNNQKLADAHRVLLPLARMAYLASSTLAPQTLPTE, encoded by the coding sequence GTGCCGGACGCCGTGAATAGTTTTTCAGCCACCTATGCCATCGCCCGTCAGCGTTTTTTGGATGCAGCAAAGCGAAAGGGGCTTGAGCATACGGCGGTGATGCACCCCGTGCAGGACCCGCTGTTGCCTCGTGCGGTGGTCGATATAGTTCGGATCGGGTCACGGGATGCGCGCAAGGTGTTGTTCGTGACTTCTGGCGTGCATGGAACGGAATTGACCGCGGGATCGGGCGTCCAGTTGCAACTGATCGACATCTTTGCGGACGCCTTGCCGCAAGATTGCGCGATGGTTCTGGTTCATGCAGTCAACGCTGTAGGTTGCGCACGTCTGTCGCGCACCGATGAAAACAACGTCGATCCGAACCGCAACATGGTCGCGTCCTTCGATGATCTGCCCTGGAATGACAGCTATGACGATTTGCACGCAGATCTGTGTCCGGTGCACTGGGCGCTGGATGCAGAGGTGCGGGATCGGGGTGTGCGGGACTATATCGCCAAGAACGGCGACGCCGCATTGGTTCAAAACGTCCTGAAAGGTCAGCATAGCCATCCCGAGGGCCTGTTTTTTGGCGGCACGTCAGAAAGCTGGACCGTCGCAAACCTGACCGACATAGTTAAGGATCACGGGCAGGGCGCACAACAACTGGGCATCGTAGATCTGCATACCGGCGTCGGCCCCTACGGCTTTGGCGAGGTGATGCGGATGGACCGGGCTCCGCTGGCTGGTTCAGAGTGGGAGAAGATTGGCAATCTGGTCTGCGACGTACTGGATCGTGTCGAAGCCGAGCGACCGCCGCTGAAAATCATCATGGAATACGGGACCTATCCGTTCGACCGCGTCCTGACCAACCTGCGCGCGGACAACTGGCTGCGTCATCACGGTTCGGTCCACACCCCGCAGGGGCGCAAGATCAAGATAGACTTGCAGAACGCATTGTTTGCGGATGATCCCAAATGGCTTGAGGACGTCTCTCGTCAGGGGATCGACGTGTGCCAGATGGCGCTGGACGAGATGAACGAGGTCGATGATGCCTTGCAGGCCTTTGAAAAGACGATTGCCGGTGCCACCACGCCCGACGCGATATTCCAGCATCTGGAGGCGGTGGCCCAGCAGCATGTCGGGGTAAAACTTTTTACCGTCATGGACTATGTCGCCAGTCGCAACATGGGGCGGCGTTGCTATACCAATAATCCCGAAAGTTATCCCGCCTCGGGCTGGATCGCGCTATGCGACAATAACTGGTTTGATTGTGTCATTCGCAATCATCAGACCTATGTGGCCAATGACATTGACCAGATCGCACAGGACTTTGCAGATGCGGACCTGATCGCAAGCCTTGGATGCGGTGCCATCGTCAACTTGCCGTTGCTTCAGAACGGCCAGGTCATCGCAACCGTCAACCTGCTGAACAGGGCAGGGCATTTTAACAACCAGAAGCTCGCGGATGCGCACCGTGTCCTGCTGCCCTTAGCACGCATGGCCTATCTTGCATCCAGCACGCTCGCCCCACAAACCCTACCAACGGAGTAA
- a CDS encoding TRAP transporter large permease — MGPYEISLFVLVLLVVTLGSGIWIMASLVIVGLVSQYIIADFSFVKMGTISATIISRNSMSWELSAIPLFIWMGELLFRTRLSQSMFEGLTPFVNRIPGRLLHTSVLGSTMFAAVSGSSAATTTTVGRITVGELLGRGYDRALTTGSLAGAGTLGLLIPPSIILIIYGVIAEVSIIRLFAAGVLPGLLIAVLYSGYIIIRATLNPDIAPKRDVTYSTCELLSAARKLLPVIILMAVILGAIYSGVATPSEAAAIGLAATIVITLILRQLSWDVFYDSLKSAVKVSAMITSLVVCAAVLASSMSYVRLPQSIAEIIVDLAPSEFQLILLLAVFYIFLGLFLDGTSITVMSLPITMPIVMAAGVDPIWFGIFLVIMIELGQITPPVGFNLYLLQNLTGDSLPRVARATLPFFFLLCLGVAILYAFPQIVLWLPQVIYG, encoded by the coding sequence ATGGGTCCCTATGAAATAAGCCTATTCGTTCTGGTCCTGCTAGTGGTCACCCTTGGCTCCGGCATCTGGATCATGGCTTCGCTGGTAATCGTCGGATTGGTGAGTCAGTACATCATCGCCGATTTTAGCTTTGTGAAAATGGGGACGATTTCCGCCACAATTATTTCGCGCAATTCGATGTCATGGGAGTTGTCTGCGATCCCGTTGTTCATCTGGATGGGCGAGCTTCTGTTTCGCACGCGGCTGTCCCAATCAATGTTCGAAGGGCTGACGCCCTTCGTGAACCGCATTCCTGGGCGGTTGCTGCACACCAGCGTTCTGGGCTCGACCATGTTTGCCGCGGTATCAGGGTCGAGTGCCGCGACCACTACAACCGTGGGCCGCATCACGGTGGGCGAGTTGTTGGGGCGCGGCTACGACCGGGCGCTGACGACTGGGTCACTCGCCGGGGCAGGGACGCTGGGGTTGTTGATTCCGCCGTCAATTATTCTGATCATTTATGGCGTTATCGCCGAAGTCTCAATCATCCGCCTGTTTGCTGCGGGCGTGCTGCCCGGTTTGCTTATCGCGGTGCTTTACAGCGGCTACATCATTATCCGTGCGACGTTAAACCCTGACATCGCACCTAAGCGCGACGTGACCTATTCCACCTGCGAACTGTTAAGCGCGGCGCGTAAGTTGTTGCCGGTGATCATCCTGATGGCGGTGATCCTTGGCGCGATCTACTCGGGCGTCGCGACCCCGTCGGAGGCCGCTGCCATTGGTCTGGCTGCGACAATCGTCATCACGTTGATCCTGCGACAGCTTAGCTGGGACGTGTTCTACGACTCGCTCAAAAGTGCGGTGAAAGTGTCGGCGATGATCACGAGTCTTGTGGTCTGTGCAGCTGTTCTGGCGTCATCCATGAGCTATGTGCGTCTGCCGCAATCCATCGCCGAAATCATCGTCGATCTTGCCCCGAGTGAGTTTCAACTGATCCTGTTGTTGGCGGTGTTCTACATCTTCTTGGGACTATTTCTGGACGGAACCTCGATCACGGTGATGAGCTTGCCGATCACCATGCCCATCGTGATGGCCGCAGGGGTGGATCCGATCTGGTTCGGTATTTTCTTGGTGATCATGATCGAATTGGGTCAGATTACGCCGCCTGTGGGATTCAACCTTTACCTGCTGCAAAATCTGACGGGCGACAGCTTGCCCAGAGTGGCGCGTGCAACATTGCCGTTTTTCTTCTTGCTCTGTCTTGGCGTGGCGATTCTATACGCGTTCCCGCAAATCGTTCTTTGGTTGCCGCAGGTTATCTATGGATAG
- a CDS encoding TRAP transporter small permease subunit, producing MPRLLGLYVRFTSRLSDVAAHFAMLAIVLMAGHILLEIILRAVWATSTFVMDEFVGYEVAAMTFLGLGAALDDKVLLRVNILLLPLNGWVRAMAEVLNAIVALAVFAFVTFYLIRQLVRSYERGTTSISILEVPLWLPQGLVVIGLLVFCIQLTGLIAQALHVPKEIE from the coding sequence ATGCCCCGATTGCTTGGCCTTTACGTGCGTTTCACCAGTCGGTTGTCGGATGTGGCTGCGCATTTTGCGATGCTCGCCATTGTTCTGATGGCGGGTCATATCCTACTTGAGATTATTCTGCGGGCGGTCTGGGCCACATCGACCTTCGTGATGGATGAATTCGTGGGCTACGAGGTGGCTGCGATGACCTTTCTGGGCTTGGGGGCTGCGCTGGATGACAAGGTTCTGCTCCGGGTCAATATCCTGCTGCTGCCGCTAAATGGCTGGGTGCGCGCCATGGCCGAAGTGCTGAACGCCATTGTTGCGCTGGCTGTGTTCGCGTTCGTCACCTTCTATCTGATCCGCCAACTGGTCCGCAGTTACGAGCGCGGGACGACGTCGATTTCGATCCTGGAAGTGCCTTTGTGGCTCCCGCAGGGGCTGGTTGTGATCGGTCTGCTTGTGTTCTGTATCCAACTGACCGGCCTTATCGCACAGGCGTTGCATGTGCCCAAAGAAATCGAGTGA